A portion of the Ferrovum sp. JA12 genome contains these proteins:
- the trbB gene encoding P-type conjugative transfer ATPase TrbB — MSSAPHDQSLSASLERRVLMLRTAMGSDIAKALNDPDVVEVMLNPDGSLWVDRLGSGREPLGVSLTPADGERIIRLVAAHVGAEVHAGKPLLSAELPETGERFEGALPPVTPGPVFALRKRAVGLIRLDAYVADGILTEAQAEFLRNAVRERQNILIAGGTSTGKTTLANALLDEVAATGDRVIVLEDTVELQCTAHDHVPLRTRAGVVTMAELVRSTLRLRPDRIVVGEVRGAEALDLLKAWGTGHPGGIATVHAGSAAGALLRLEQLILEVAVTPPRALIAEAVNVIVYIAGRGHARRVQEIARVIGFDSHGYQLSAELMPSVPLLSSTPGEPS, encoded by the coding sequence ATGAGTAGCGCGCCGCACGATCAGAGCTTGTCAGCCTCGCTGGAGCGTCGCGTGCTCATGCTGCGCACGGCGATGGGGTCGGACATCGCCAAAGCTTTGAACGACCCCGACGTGGTGGAAGTCATGCTGAACCCGGACGGTTCGCTGTGGGTGGATCGACTGGGCAGTGGCCGCGAACCGCTCGGTGTCAGCCTCACGCCAGCCGATGGCGAACGCATCATCCGCCTGGTCGCAGCCCACGTGGGCGCCGAGGTGCATGCGGGCAAGCCGCTGCTGTCCGCCGAGTTGCCGGAGACCGGCGAACGTTTCGAGGGTGCGCTGCCACCGGTGACGCCGGGGCCGGTCTTCGCGCTACGCAAGCGCGCGGTCGGCTTGATCCGGCTCGACGCCTACGTGGCCGACGGCATCCTGACCGAGGCTCAGGCGGAATTCCTGCGTAACGCGGTGCGCGAACGCCAGAACATCCTGATCGCGGGTGGCACCAGTACCGGCAAGACCACGTTGGCCAATGCCCTGCTCGACGAGGTCGCGGCCACCGGCGACCGCGTGATCGTGCTCGAAGATACGGTGGAGCTGCAATGTACGGCACACGACCACGTCCCGCTGCGCACCCGTGCAGGTGTCGTAACCATGGCCGAGCTGGTGCGCTCGACATTACGGCTGCGCCCAGACCGCATCGTCGTCGGTGAAGTGCGCGGTGCCGAAGCGCTGGACTTGCTCAAGGCCTGGGGCACCGGCCATCCGGGCGGCATCGCCACCGTCCATGCCGGTTCCGCTGCGGGCGCGCTGCTGCGCCTGGAACAACTGATCCTCGAAGTCGCGGTGACGCCACCACGCGCCCTGATCGCCGAAGCGGTGAACGTCATCGTCTACATCGCCGGTCGCGGCCATGCACGCCGCGTGCAGGAAATCGCCCGCGTCATCGGCTTCGACAGCCACGGCTACCAACTCAGCGCCGAGCTGATGCCTTCCGTCCCTTTACTTTCATCAACTCCAGGAGAACCGTCATGA
- a CDS encoding TrbC/VirB2 family protein translates to MTTSRISVKPALQFVALAALLLAIAIPAHAAGSNMPWEAPLQSVLDSIQGPVARIIAVIIIIATGLTLAFGDTSGGFRKLVQIVFGLSIAFAASSFFLTFFSFSGGAVLA, encoded by the coding sequence ATGACGACTTCACGCATTTCCGTAAAACCTGCCTTGCAATTCGTGGCTCTCGCCGCACTGCTGCTGGCCATCGCCATTCCCGCGCATGCCGCAGGCTCGAACATGCCGTGGGAAGCGCCGCTGCAATCGGTGCTGGATTCGATCCAGGGACCAGTGGCCAGGATCATCGCGGTGATCATCATAATTGCCACCGGGCTGACGTTAGCCTTCGGTGACACCAGTGGCGGCTTCCGCAAGCTGGTGCAGATCGTGTTCGGTCTGTCGATCGCGTTTGCCGCCTCGTCATTCTTCCTGACCTTCTTCAGTTTCAGCGGCGGAGCGGTGCTGGCATGA
- a CDS encoding CopG family transcriptional regulator — MSRTRLNLFIEPEHARRLDELATMKGLSKSSIIAAALASFLSPDSGDQREAAIAKRLDRLSRQLDKLERDQNILIETLALYVRYFLTVSTPVPEAHQEAVRAQGRARFEQFIEQLGRHLLRGRSLVKDVVEEIQPDQSQFFAQPENVPAAAPADESEGVPS, encoded by the coding sequence ATGAGCCGCACCCGCCTGAACCTCTTCATCGAACCCGAGCACGCCAGGCGGCTCGACGAGCTGGCGACCATGAAGGGCTTGTCCAAGTCTTCGATCATCGCCGCCGCGCTGGCTTCGTTCCTGTCGCCCGATTCCGGCGACCAGCGCGAGGCGGCTATCGCCAAGCGGTTGGATCGCTTGTCTCGCCAGCTCGACAAGCTGGAGCGCGACCAGAACATCCTGATCGAGACGCTGGCGCTGTACGTGCGTTATTTCCTCACCGTCAGCACCCCCGTGCCGGAAGCGCATCAGGAAGCGGTGCGCGCCCAGGGACGGGCACGCTTTGAGCAGTTCATCGAACAGCTCGGTCGGCATCTGCTGCGCGGGCGCAGCCTGGTCAAGGACGTGGTCGAAGAAATCCAGCCCGATCAGAGCCAGTTCTTCGCCCAGCCGGAAAATGTTCCCGCCGCAGCGCCTGCCGACGAATCAGAAGGAGTGCCGTCATGA